The following is a genomic window from Thermovirga sp..
ACCATGAGGGAGACGCTGAGGTTGGATATGGAGTTCATGATGAAGTCGGCCGTGTCCAGGACCACCTCGTAGGTCACGTCGGAGGGGAAGCTCTCTTCCTCCAGCCAGGCGAGCCTTTCCAGGACCGCCCGGGAAACCTCGATGGTGTTGGCGTCGCTGTTCTTCATCACTATGAGAACGACGGCGGCCTGGTCGTCCTTCCACCCGTTCATGGTCAATTCCTTGTAACCGTCCCTGACCTCGGCGACATCGGCCAACCTGACGGGATTTCCGTTCCGGAGGCCCACGACGGTGTTCGCGATCTCTTCCACCGAGGTGAACCTGCCCGGCACCCTTATGAAGTACTCCGTCCGGCCCTCCTTCATGGACCCGGCGGGGATGTTGAGGTTCTCACTCTCGAGGACGCCCGCAATGGCATCGGGGGGCAGCCCGATGGCCTCCAGCCTGTCGGCGTCGAGGAGGACCTGGATCTCCCGGCCCACGCCACCGAAGATGAGGACCTGGCCCACACCCGGCACCCTGGAGAGTTCCTCCGCCACGTTCTTGTCGATAAAATGATAGAGCCCCTGGTAGGACCTTTCGGCCGTCATGGCGACCTGCACGACGGGGACCGTCCCCGAGGTTATCCTGAGCACCACCGATTCCTCCGCGTCGGAGGGGAGTTCCCTCTTGGCGAAGTTGACGGCATCCCTCACGTCGCCGGCCCGGACATCGAGATCCACGCCCCATTTGAACTTCACCGAGACGACGGAGATGTTGTCGAGGGACCTGGAGATGAGGTCGTCCACCCCTTCAAGCATGGAGAGACTGTTCTCCATAACCTTGGTTATCCTCTGCTCCACGTCGCTGGCCGATGCCCCCGGCCACGGGGTGATCACCGTCATGACGGGCGGCTCGATCTTCGGGAGGAGGTCCAGTTTAAGGTTGAGAAAGGAAATAGAACCTATGACCAGGACGGCGAGAAAGACCATCAGGGTCATGACGGGACGCTTGACGGAGATCTCGGGGAGCTTCACCTTCGGTACACCTCTATCCTGGTCCCGTCCCTGACGGTGCCGGCCCGGGTCGTGATTACTTCCTCACCGGGATCGAGGCCTCCCGTGATCTCCACGAAGCCTTCCCGCTCGATGCCGGTACTGATGACACGAAGAACGGCCTTGCCGCCCTCGGCCACGTAGCATATCGTCTCGCCTGTGCCGGCTAGGCGGCTGACGGCCTCACGGGGGAGAGCCATGACCCTTTTCTCACCCGAGGTTATCCTTGCCCGGGCGAACATACCCGGTAATATCACCCCTTCGGAGGGGAGGGTGACTTCGATCTTTCCTGTGCGAGTGGCTGGGTCGATGACGGGGGAGATGTTCGTGACCACCGCCACGAACTCCCTGCCGGGAAGGGCATCGACAAGCATGGTGACCTTGTCGCCCGGGACGATAGCCGGGAAGAGCCTTTCGGGGACGGCCCCAACGGCCTTGACGTTGTCTTGCCTGAAGATAAGAAAAGCCGGGCCCTGGGGCGCGGTATCGCCGGGGTCGATAAAACGCCTGGCCACGATGCCTTCGGCCGGGGCAGTGATGGTGTGATACCCGCCCATGATCCTGGCCTGCTCGTAGGCCGACTTCGCCTGGGTGTAACGGGCCCTGGCCTGGTCCGCGGCCTGGCGGCTGATCACCTCCTCCTTGTAGAGGGACTGGTAGCGTTCATAATCGGCGGCGGCGGTCTCGTAAAGGGTCCGGGCTTCCTCCAGCTGCCGGTGGACGAGGCTCCTGTCAAGCGATGCCAGGGGTTGACCCTTTTTGACCCTGTCCCCCTCGCGGACGAAGACCTCCAGTACGGTCCTACCGGGGACCTTGGGCACCACCGCGGACTGCTCCTGGGGCTCGATGTTGGCGGTGAACTCGACGACCTCGGCCAGATTCATCTCCCTCAGGTGGACCGTCTCGACCCTGGCGACCTCCTCCTCGGGAAGGGCGCTCTTGATCCTGCCCTGCTGATGCCCCCTGAAAAGGATAAGTCCTGCGAAAACTGCGACGATAGCAACCATCACCACTGTCTTTTTCATGCCCATCACCTTTCGTCCACGGGGATCTTTACTGCCTCGCCCAGCGCCAGTTCCATGTCAGAGCGGGCCTTCAACGCGTCGTAAACGGCATCGACGAGCTGGGTCCTTGATCTTGACAGGGCCACCCTGGCGTCGTGCACATCGATGTTGGTGCCCACCTGGGCCGAGTACCTGGCCTCGGCCATGCGGTAATCCTCCTCGGCCAGGGCCACCTGGGACCGGGCGACCTCGAGCCGCTGGAGGGCCGAACGGAGGTCCAGCGTCGCGATGGAGACCTCGAGATCCACGCTTCGCTTCATGTCCTCCACCCGCTGCAGCAGTTCCCCGGCCAGGGCGAGGGCTTCGTCCCTGTGGGCCTTGGCCTTGCCTCCGTCATAAAGGGTCCACTGGGCTACCAGGGAGATCTTCCAGTCGTCGGCGGCATCGGGATAAAAGGTCTGCCCCACGGAAAAGGCTTCCCCCTGGAGGTAAACCGAGGGGCCCTTCTCCCCCTGGGCCGCGACAGCCATGGACCTAGCCGAGCGTACCGACGACTCCAGCGCCCTGAACTCGGGACGGCCGGCCAAGGCCGCCCCGAGAGCATTCCCGGGTATTTCAACGGGGGAGGGCTCTTTTTGGGGCTCGGGGAGTTGATACCTGTCCTTTATCCCGGTCCCGACGGCCCTTTCGAGGGCGCTGAAAGCGACCTCGATGCCGCTTTCCGCCCGGATGAGGTTCAACTTAGCGTCGGAGACGGCCACTTCTGCCCTCAACAGCTCGTTTTTGGCCACCACGCCGTTTCGGTAAAGGGCTTCGACGCTTCCCAGGTGATCCAGGGCCAACCGGCTGGCTTCCTCGGCTACAACGGCCCCGGCCCGGGCCCTCTGGAGTTCGAAGAAGGCACTCCTGGCCGCGTGGGCCACGACCTGGCCGGTCCTTTCCGATTCGGCCCGGACGGCTTCAACGGCGAACTCGGCGGCGCGGATGCCGCTTTCAACGGCGCCGCCGCTGTAGACAAGCCAGGAGAGGCTCAGGGCCGTCCTCCACATCTCGCGGAAACCGGCCTCGGCGTAGCCGTGGAGGTTTGGATCATTGGTCACCAGCGGGTATCGCGGTTCACCGTAGGTTTTTTGATAGAGCGCGGAGGCCGAAAGGACGGGAGCCTTCCCGGAGGAGGCCTCCCTGACCCTGGCCATGGCCTGCTCAACCCTCTTCTCGGCCATGCCTACCTGGGGGTTATTCTCCATGGCCAGGGCCACGACAAGGCCCTCGTCCAGAAGGGGCTTTGCGTCAGCCCACGCCCTCCTGCCCAGGAATATTACGAAGAGGGACAGCATTATAAAGGCGATGGTGATGATCCTTCTCTGCGGTGTCATTTGAACCCCTCGCTTTGGAAATCGAAACGGCCTATGGCGAAACGCCATAACTCCCTGGCCGAGTCCAGATCCAGGTTGAACCCCAGTTCCATGATTATCCCGTGCATCACGAAACGGAGGGTGGTCAATATTCTCTTGTAATCCCCACGGGCTTCGCCGCTCCTGAAGGCGGGGAAGACCTCCTGGGTCACAGGCCAGAGCTTGTCCTGGATAATACCCAGAAGATCCCCGGCTATATCGGATAGTTCCCTTCCTTCTTGCCCGCCCCGAAGTCTTTCGATGAAAAGGGTGATGAACAGGAGGCACATCTCCCGGTCTTCCCAGAGCATGTCGATGATCCATTCCCCCTGGAGGGTTACGAAGGACCGGACATCCTCCTCATTTCCGCGGAGGGCTTCCACGTGGCTGTGGATTATTTTCTCGACCTCCCGCCTCAGGACAGCGGCGAAGAGATCGCTCTTGCCGTCGAAGTGCCAATAAAGAGCCCCTTTGCTGAGGCCCGTATCCTTGACGATGGCATCCATGCTGGTGCCGTGATAGCCATTCCTGGCGAATTGGCTCCTGGCAACCTCCAGGATCTTGTCCCTGGTTCCGCAGGGATCGGACATAATATCGCCTCCAGGCCGAAGGTTTGCGCAACAGGGGAAAATCTACCACAGACCGACCGGTCTGTCAAGGAAAAAGGATAAGAGCCGTTCCCGAAATAAAAAGCGCCCGCTCTTCTGGCGGGCGCCTTGATTTATCCGTTGTAGGTGAAAGCCGGGCAAAATCAGCGCTTGGAGAACTGTCTCTTGGCGCGGGCGCCTTTCTGGCCGAATTTTTTCCTCTCGACCATCCTGGAGTCCCTGGTCAGCAGGCCGGATTTCTTGAGGGTGGGTCTCAGTTCGGGATCCATCTTGAGCAGAGCCCTGGCAAGTCCGAGCCTGACCGCGCCGGACTGCCCCGTGAGCCCGCCTCCGCTGGCGTTGACAAAGACATCGATCTTCCCTTCAAGCCCCGATGTCTTGAGCGCCTCGAAAGCATGGGACTGCCATATGCTGCGGGGGAAGTATTCGTCGGCGGGTCGCTCATTGACCTTCAGCATCCCGCTACCGGAACACACCCTTACCCTCGCAAGGGCGGCCTTGCGTCTGCCCGTACCCCAGTAATATTCAGATCGCTTCATGCTCTTTTTCCCTCCCTTCCCTGTGGCGTTACCGGATATCAAGCGGCTCCGGCTTCTGAGCCGTGTGCGGATGTTCAGGTCCCGCGTAGACCTTCAGTTTCTTCTCGAAGTGCAGGCGATTCTTTGGAAGCATTCCCTTTACGACTCTTTCCAAGAGGCGTTCGGGGTATTTTTCCATGAAGGTGCCGTAGGAAGTGGCCCTGAGTCCGCCCTTGTACCCGCTGTGGCGATATATGTATTTCTTCTCCAGTTTCTTCCCGGTGATCTTTATCTTGTCGGCGTTGACGATAACTACGAAATCCCCGGTGTCGACATGGGGCGTGTAGGTCGGCTTGTTCTTCCCCTGGAGTATCAAGGCCACCTGGGCAGCCAGCCTCCCTAGGACCTTGTCGGTGGCGTCAACGACAAACCATTTTCTCTCCACTTGTTCCTTTTTTGCCATGTAGGTCGTATTCACAGCCATTTCCCGAGTTCCTCTCCTTAATGGCCTCGCCGCGTAAGGGCAGCGGACACAATAAATTCCCTTCCCTGCAGTGGTCACGAAAAACGCAGAGCGGTGCTTATTCTATCCAAGCGTCCCATGGGTGTCAAGGACGACCCTGACGACCCGAGGGTGCTTTTCTAGAGGTACTTTTCAAGGGAAGGGTTCACGGTTATGCCCGGAATCCTGCCCCGTTTCGCCACGGGCTTGCCGTCGACCATCTTGATGTCCATGGTCATGTCCCTTGGAGTCGCGTGGGCGATGTAACTCCCCACGCCAAAAGACGCGGCGCCCGCCTCCGAAAGATGCCTTATCCTTTCGGGGTTGAGCCCCCCCGACACGGTAATCGACACGTGGGAGGCACCTGCCATGTCGAGCCTGCGTCGGACCTCGCGAACCAGTTCGGGCGTCACCCCTCCCCTTTCGGAGGGGGTATCGAGCCTGACGGCCGACAGTCTCTCGCCCAGGGAGGAAGCGATCCTGAGCGATTCCTCGGCTTCATCATGGAAGGTGTCCACCAGGATGATCCTGGGCTCCCCTTCCGGGAGGAAGTCATCGTAGGCCTTGGCTATCCGCAGGGTATCGCCCGCGATCAGTATGGCAGCGTGGGGGATGGTGCCCCTGGGGTCTATACCGGCCAACTTGGCCCCGAGAATGCAGCTGGCGCCGACGCAGCCTCCGGCCACAACGGCGGCCCTTTCCATCACCGATGATACGGCGGGGTGAACGTGCCTCGCACCGAAGGAGAGTACGGGCCTGCCCCCCGCGGCTTCGACGCATTCCCTGGCGGCGGTGGCCCACCCCGTGGAGCTGGCGAGCATGCCCAGGATCACCGTCTCGTACATGCCAAAAGCCGAATAGGGTCCGCTTATCCTGGTGACGACCTCGCCGGGTACGAAGGTGTCTCCCTCATCCAGGGAAAGGACCTCCACGTTGGAGCCTTCCAGGAGGCTGACCACTTCCGGTATCCCGGCGAACACACCACCCCGCTTGGCAAAGATCTCGGCGACCACGGGGGCGTCGAGCCTCCCGCAGGCATCAAGGATATCCCTCGTCTTCACGAAGTAGATGTCGGTGGTCTTACCGGACAGGATCTCCTCGTGGGTCGCGCTGAAGAACCTGGCCGTCCCCGGTTCAAAGGCATACACATCGGAGAGTCTGTCCAGCCTCGGGGAGTCCATCGGCCTCACCCCCGGTTTTCAGCGTATCAGGACGAGCATCAGTGATGTGGCCAGGAATAGGGCCGTCAGGACGATGGTCGCCTTGGTGAGAAGAGTGAATCTCTGCCACTGCCCGGCGGCATCGGCCTGGGTCCCGCCGCCGAACACGCCGGTGAAGCCGCCCTGCTTGCGCTGCTGCATGAGGATAACGGCCATCACCGATATGGAGACGATCAAATGAACGACCGTGAGGAAAACCTTCACGCCTTGCACCTCCCAGATGATTCTTGACCTGAAACGAAGATTTATTCTACCACACAACCGCCGGAGAGCATACGACAGAGAGCCCCCGCCGCCACGGATCGGTGGGATACGCGTGATTTGACATCCGGACCCAGCGTCGCCAGGGTCTCGTCAAAGCCACGGGGGACAAAGATGGGGTCATAGCCAAAGCCGGACCTCCCCGACGGCTCCAAAGCGATACGGCCGTGGCAGAATCCCTCCGCCAGGCACCATCTGCCCCGTTCAACGTCGAAAAAAGCCAGGACCGCGACAAAGCGGGCCTCCCTGTCTGAAATGCCCTTCATCTTTTCAAGAAGCCATTGCACCCTGGCTCCGTCGTCGGGAGCGACCCGGGCGGACTTAACACCCGGCCCCCAGCCCAGTGTCCGGACCTCGATGCCGCTGTCATCGGCCAAGACGGACCGCCCCAGGGCCTTGGCCCAAGCCATGGCCTTGAGGACGGCGTTGCCGGCGTAGGTATCCCTGTTTTCGTCCACCGCGGGAATCCCTTCGGGGCCGGCGAGGTCCATGCCGAAGACGAGTCCCACCCCCGCGGAGGCAAGGAGGGATCTCATCTCGAGGTACTTATGCCTGTTGCCGCTCGCGAAAACGATCCCGGGCAACGCCAAGGGCTCTCTCTTCTTCTTCCGAAAGTTTCAGCGAACTCTTCTGGAGCGTGATCAAGGAGGTTATGCCTTTTTCGGCCAGGTCTATCATGCCGAACAGTTCCCGCCTGGAGTAGGGGTCTCCCTCGGCGGTCCCCTGCACCTCGACGAAGTCCCCGAACTCGCTCATGACGATGTTGAAGTCCACTTCGGCGCGGCTGTCCTCGCCGTAGGAGAGGTCCGCCACGATGACGCCGTCGACCTTGCCCACGCTGATGGCCGCTACGAAGCATTTCAAGGGGATGGCATCGATGATCTCCCTGGCATAGAGCCACCTCAGGGCATCGGCGAGGGCGACGAATCCCCCGGTTATGGCGGCGACCCTGGTCCCCCCGTCGGCCTGGAGCACATCGCAGTCGACCCAGATCGTCCGCTCCCCCAGGAGTTCCAGGATGGTGCCCGCCCTGAGGGAACGGCCGATGAGCCTCTGGATCTCGTGGCTCCTGCCGCTCACCCCGCCGCGGGCGCTGTCACGGGGGGTCCTGGTTTCGGTGGACCTCGGCAGCATCGAGTACTCGGCCGTCACCCAGCCCTTGCCGCCGCCCCTCATAAAGAGGGGGACCCTCTCCTCCACGGAGGCCGTGCAGAGCACCCGCGTGTCGCCGAATTCCACGAGGGCTGAACCTTCGGCGAAGCGGCTGTATCCCCTGGTTATGTTTACGGGCCTGAGTTCGTCGGAGCCTCGCCCGTCGACCCTATTCCCTGATGCCTCTCCCATCCTGAGCGTCATGAGATTTTCAGTTGCCACGGCGTGGTGAGGTCCACGGGGGCCTTGAGCTCCGGATCCTTGCTGTTTATCAGGATACGGACCCTCGTAACGGGAGAGAAGTTGGCGACGATGGTCCTGACCAGCGATGTCATTATCAGGGTGGCCTTTTCGGCAGGAAGGTTCTGGATCACCTTCACGAAGGGGTCGTTCAGGTCGAGGTACAGAAGGTCTCCGTTGCGGAAGACGTGGAGAACCCGCACCTGTTCCGAGATGGTGTTCTCGGCCCTCATGGTCTCCATGAGCCCCAGTATGACGGTCTTCACGTCCTCCTCGAGGATGCCGGGTACGAGGGAGACCGTCTCGGATTCAAGGATGTCGCCCCTGGGTACGAAGACCTCGAAGCCCGACCTCTTCACGCTCAGACCGGAGGGCTCGGAGGTGTCCTCCAGGACCCTTTTCGCCTCGGCCGGGTCCCTCACCACGTTGCGCTGCGCGATGATCTGTTTCTTGTCCAGGTACTTCAGGGTCAGCGACGTGCCCCAGTATCCCGCAGCGAAAAGGAGCACCAGGACGGAGATCCAGACAACGACCCGGAGGGCCGTGGGCACTCTACCGGTCTCGTCATCGTCATCGTAGAAATCGTCCGCTTCTTCGTCTTCGAAAAGAGGCCGTGGGGCTCTTTTCTCCCAATCCCGGGGTTCCCGCATAGTATTCCCCTCCGATCGCAATTGGTCTTTAAAAGGGTGACGGGCGGCGCCTAATTATAGTGGCTCTGCCCAAGGAATTCCACGATGCCCGCGGAAAGAGCCTCGGCGATCTGCCTCTGGTAGTTGGCGTTTTTGAGCTTCGCCGCTTCCACCTTGTTGGTAATGAAGCCCATCTCGACAAGGACGGAGGGCATCGCCGCGCCCCGCAGCACGAAGAAGGGGGCCTGGGCGACTCTCCTCATGGGGAGCTTCTTCGCTCCGCCCTTGCGGTAGAGGATCTCCGCGAAGGAGGTGCTCTCCTGTATCTTGACGTTTTGCTGCATGTCGCCCAGGATCTTCAGCAGGGTCCGTGTCCTCTTGTCGACGGCCTCGCTACTCTCGAGACCGCCCCCGACGAGTTCCCTGTTCTCTATCAGGGCCAGTTCCATGGCGTGCTTATCACTGGGCAGCGCCATAAGGTATATCTCGACCCCCTGGGCGGATCTTCCCTTGGGGAGCGCGTTGCAGTGCAGGCTCACAAAGGCGTCGGCATCCTCCTTCAGGGCGATGCTCGTCCTCTGAGACAGCTGGAGGTAGACATCGGTGCTCCTGGTGAGGACCACCCTGAGGCCTTCTTTTTTGAGCATGTCCGCCATGAGCCTTGCCACCCGGAGGTTTATATCCTTTTCCCTTATGCCGTTGGCCACTGCTCCCGGGTCCTTGCCGCCGTGCCCGGCATCGATGACGACGGTCTTAACGCCGCCAGGAGTTTTCACCGGCACGGGAAGAGGCTGGCAGGGCTCATCGGAGATTTCTTCCTCGAAGATAACCTCTTCGGGAGGCTGCGTCCAGGGAGCGTAGGGCGCCGGTGCTGTCCCGATGGGCCTGGGGTCATAAAAATCGATGACCTGCCTGAAGGGTCCCTCCAGGGCTAAGTGCCTTACCGACGAGGCATTGTGCTTGAAGGCCAGGACGACCCGGTCGCCGAACTGGGTCACCGAGAGGCCGACCTCCGAGGGGTAGGGCGAGACCGAACCGGCCGTACCCCGGGCCATAAAACCTGGAATGGTCACCGTGACCGCCCCGGGACCCGGTTTTATTTCAGGGGCGGTCACGTTTGAAAGGTCCAGGACGACCCTGAGGCCGAAATCCTGCCGCCCCCACCGAATTGACCTCACCGTGGCCGAGGAAGCGGGAATCGGCCCGGGAAGAGACGCCCCGGACGGCTGGGGTGCGACAACCTCTTGCGTCGGGACGGGGATCGACTGTGGCCTGGGCTTGTAACCCTCACCCTTCCAGGCGAAGGATCCGCCGCCGGAACCCGCCACGCGGTCGAAAAGGACCAGGGCACAGTCGGGATCCACCCACCAGTGACCGCCTTCACGCAGCACCT
Proteins encoded in this region:
- a CDS encoding efflux RND transporter periplasmic adaptor subunit, whose amino-acid sequence is MKKTVVMVAIVAVFAGLILFRGHQQGRIKSALPEEEVARVETVHLREMNLAEVVEFTANIEPQEQSAVVPKVPGRTVLEVFVREGDRVKKGQPLASLDRSLVHRQLEEARTLYETAAADYERYQSLYKEEVISRQAADQARARYTQAKSAYEQARIMGGYHTITAPAEGIVARRFIDPGDTAPQGPAFLIFRQDNVKAVGAVPERLFPAIVPGDKVTMLVDALPGREFVAVVTNISPVIDPATRTGKIEVTLPSEGVILPGMFARARITSGEKRVMALPREAVSRLAGTGETICYVAEGGKAVLRVISTGIEREGFVEITGGLDPGEEVITTRAGTVRDGTRIEVYRR
- a CDS encoding TolC family protein, with amino-acid sequence MTPQRRIITIAFIMLSLFVIFLGRRAWADAKPLLDEGLVVALAMENNPQVGMAEKRVEQAMARVREASSGKAPVLSASALYQKTYGEPRYPLVTNDPNLHGYAEAGFREMWRTALSLSWLVYSGGAVESGIRAAEFAVEAVRAESERTGQVVAHAARSAFFELQRARAGAVVAEEASRLALDHLGSVEALYRNGVVAKNELLRAEVAVSDAKLNLIRAESGIEVAFSALERAVGTGIKDRYQLPEPQKEPSPVEIPGNALGAALAGRPEFRALESSVRSARSMAVAAQGEKGPSVYLQGEAFSVGQTFYPDAADDWKISLVAQWTLYDGGKAKAHRDEALALAGELLQRVEDMKRSVDLEVSIATLDLRSALQRLEVARSQVALAEEDYRMAEARYSAQVGTNIDVHDARVALSRSRTQLVDAVYDALKARSDMELALGEAVKIPVDER
- a CDS encoding TetR/AcrR family transcriptional regulator, which produces MSDPCGTRDKILEVARSQFARNGYHGTSMDAIVKDTGLSKGALYWHFDGKSDLFAAVLRREVEKIIHSHVEALRGNEEDVRSFVTLQGEWIIDMLWEDREMCLLFITLFIERLRGGQEGRELSDIAGDLLGIIQDKLWPVTQEVFPAFRSGEARGDYKRILTTLRFVMHGIIMELGFNLDLDSARELWRFAIGRFDFQSEGFK
- the rpsI gene encoding 30S ribosomal protein S9 codes for the protein MKRSEYYWGTGRRKAALARVRVCSGSGMLKVNERPADEYFPRSIWQSHAFEALKTSGLEGKIDVFVNASGGGLTGQSGAVRLGLARALLKMDPELRPTLKKSGLLTRDSRMVERKKFGQKGARAKRQFSKR
- the rplM gene encoding 50S ribosomal protein L13, coding for MAVNTTYMAKKEQVERKWFVVDATDKVLGRLAAQVALILQGKNKPTYTPHVDTGDFVVIVNADKIKITGKKLEKKYIYRHSGYKGGLRATSYGTFMEKYPERLLERVVKGMLPKNRLHFEKKLKVYAGPEHPHTAQKPEPLDIR
- a CDS encoding nicotinate phosphoribosyltransferase → MDSPRLDRLSDVYAFEPGTARFFSATHEEILSGKTTDIYFVKTRDILDACGRLDAPVVAEIFAKRGGVFAGIPEVVSLLEGSNVEVLSLDEGDTFVPGEVVTRISGPYSAFGMYETVILGMLASSTGWATAARECVEAAGGRPVLSFGARHVHPAVSSVMERAAVVAGGCVGASCILGAKLAGIDPRGTIPHAAILIAGDTLRIAKAYDDFLPEGEPRIILVDTFHDEAEESLRIASSLGERLSAVRLDTPSERGGVTPELVREVRRRLDMAGASHVSITVSGGLNPERIRHLSEAGAASFGVGSYIAHATPRDMTMDIKMVDGKPVAKRGRIPGITVNPSLEKYL
- the secG gene encoding preprotein translocase subunit SecG — protein: MKVFLTVVHLIVSISVMAVILMQQRKQGGFTGVFGGGTQADAAGQWQRFTLLTKATIVLTALFLATSLMLVLIR
- a CDS encoding non-canonical purine NTP pyrophosphatase, with the translated sequence MALPGIVFASGNRHKYLEMRSLLASAGVGLVFGMDLAGPEGIPAVDENRDTYAGNAVLKAMAWAKALGRSVLADDSGIEVRTLGWGPGVKSARVAPDDGARVQWLLEKMKGISDREARFVAVLAFFDVERGRWCLAEGFCHGRIALEPSGRSGFGYDPIFVPRGFDETLATLGPDVKSRVSHRSVAAGALCRMLSGGCVVE
- the rph gene encoding ribonuclease PH, whose translation is MGEASGNRVDGRGSDELRPVNITRGYSRFAEGSALVEFGDTRVLCTASVEERVPLFMRGGGKGWVTAEYSMLPRSTETRTPRDSARGGVSGRSHEIQRLIGRSLRAGTILELLGERTIWVDCDVLQADGGTRVAAITGGFVALADALRWLYAREIIDAIPLKCFVAAISVGKVDGVIVADLSYGEDSRAEVDFNIVMSEFGDFVEVQGTAEGDPYSRRELFGMIDLAEKGITSLITLQKSSLKLSEEEERALGVARDRFRERQQA
- a CDS encoding GerMN domain-containing protein, with the translated sequence MREPRDWEKRAPRPLFEDEEADDFYDDDDETGRVPTALRVVVWISVLVLLFAAGYWGTSLTLKYLDKKQIIAQRNVVRDPAEAKRVLEDTSEPSGLSVKRSGFEVFVPRGDILESETVSLVPGILEEDVKTVILGLMETMRAENTISEQVRVLHVFRNGDLLYLDLNDPFVKVIQNLPAEKATLIMTSLVRTIVANFSPVTRVRILINSKDPELKAPVDLTTPWQLKIS
- a CDS encoding N-acetylmuramoyl-L-alanine amidase, coding for MSRWRAPRITLCALAALILLPLLSPGALSAQEGWDLLRGGESLGRIPVQTVQGGRLVALDSAVRLIGLSAEGKGDTLVLKGPGGSLQIFPGAAAAIHKGEIIPLMHEVLREGGHWWVDPDCALVLFDRVAGSGGGSFAWKGEGYKPRPQSIPVPTQEVVAPQPSGASLPGPIPASSATVRSIRWGRQDFGLRVVLDLSNVTAPEIKPGPGAVTVTIPGFMARGTAGSVSPYPSEVGLSVTQFGDRVVLAFKHNASSVRHLALEGPFRQVIDFYDPRPIGTAPAPYAPWTQPPEEVIFEEEISDEPCQPLPVPVKTPGGVKTVVIDAGHGGKDPGAVANGIREKDINLRVARLMADMLKKEGLRVVLTRSTDVYLQLSQRTSIALKEDADAFVSLHCNALPKGRSAQGVEIYLMALPSDKHAMELALIENRELVGGGLESSEAVDKRTRTLLKILGDMQQNVKIQESTSFAEILYRKGGAKKLPMRRVAQAPFFVLRGAAMPSVLVEMGFITNKVEAAKLKNANYQRQIAEALSAGIVEFLGQSHYN